A single genomic interval of Eleutherodactylus coqui strain aEleCoq1 chromosome 3, aEleCoq1.hap1, whole genome shotgun sequence harbors:
- the LOC136620739 gene encoding thrombomodulin-like, with translation MMLLFYIIWSALVSTQLVHLALLDEVTSEFVCLDQACYSISWDDQRYSKAKKSCRVKKGHLLTVKNTVKADAISMLMAEALHKDARVWIGLEHPHDTKCQDFQQTLRGFTWVTGDNHTDYTNWMNDEQKNCDALCVTVSKDGTWEETQCDYKADGYLCEISYSLTCSSPVLPFSYNVTYYHPLLGKGQIGGPVFPPGTIANISTLSNITKLSCKEKSDGIAAWSSETPGAWSCQIENGGCEHECIERSNIAECSCPPGSEFKADFRGCTKPCDPNPCSQLCALYSNPPGFLCVCDEGYTLAADGKTCEDIDDCAASPSICEHHCTNTIGGFVCGCKPGFEMVEANCDTGDNCVTVCLDIDECLNPTTMCEHECENFPGGYRCYCDEGFIIDDKNPNKCKRFCNTSNCEAECDVNNNDSCQCPEGYIVDQNEDGENICTDLDECDPSPCDWSCTNTYGSFLCTCPEGYTMHNDACIPPTEAPGTELPSATPSQTSPPQPAMLLGICIGIISMLTVLLAILCHMLRKHYIEEQALDYKCKNTEKDMVLQQVMTEPQNKL, from the coding sequence ATGATGCTGCTGTTCTACATTATCTGGAGTGCGCTTGTTTCAACGCAGCTGGTACATCTGGCTTTACTAGATGAAGTCACTTCGGAGTTTGTCTGTTTAGATCAAGCTTGTTATTCTATATCTTGGGATGATCAACGATACTCCAAAGCGAAGAAGTCCTGCAGAGTGAAGAAGGGACACTTATTAACCGTGAAGAACACTGTCAAGGCTGATGCCATCTCTATGTTAATGGCTGAGGCACTACATAAAGATGCCAGGGTGTGGATAGGGCTGGAGCACCCACATGACACCAAATGTCAAGACTTTCAGCAGACTCTGAGGGGCTTTACCTGGGTGACAGGTGACAATCACACTGATTATACCAACTGGATGAATGATGAGCAGAAAAACTGTGATGCCCTCTGCGTCACTGTGAGCAAAGACGGCACCTGGGAAGAGACTCAATGTGACTACAAGGCTGATGGTTACTTGTGTGAGATAAGTTATTCCTTAACCTGTTCCTCTCCTGTCTTACCTTTCTCCTACAATGTTACCTATTATCACCCACTCCTTGGAAAAGGACAAATTGGGGGTCCTGTGTTCCCTCCTGGCACCATTGCAAACATTTCTACTTTATCAAATATTACCAAACTTTCTTGTAAAGAGAAAAGTGATGGCATTGCGGCTTGGAGCAGCGAGACCCCCGGTGCCTGGAGCTGTCAGATTGAGAATGGGGGCTGTGAACATGAGTGTATAGAAAGATCTAACATTGCAGAGTGCAGTTGTCCTCCAGGATCAGAGTTTAAAGCAGACTTCAGGGGTTGCACCAAACCTTGTGACCCCAATCCCTGCAGCCAACTCTGTGCGCTATATTCAAATCCACCAGGGTTCCTCTGCGTGTGCGATGAGGGTTATACACTGGCAGCTGATGGCAAAACATGTGAAGATATTGATGACTGTGCAGCCAGCCCCAGCATCTGTGAACACCACTGCACTAATACAATTGGAGGATTTGTCTGCGGTTGCAAACCTGGCTTTGAGATGGTTGAAGCAAATTGTGACACTGGGGATAACTGTGTGACAGTTTGTCTGGACATTGATGAATGTCTCAACCCAACAACTATGTGTGAACATGAATGTGAGAACTTCCCAGGGGGCTACAGATGCTATTGTGATGAAGGGTTTATCATAGATGATAAAAATCCCAATAAATGCAAAAGGTTCTGCAACACATCTAACTGCGAGGCAGAATGTGATGTAAATAATAATGATAGCTGCCAATGTCCAGAGGGATACATAGTGGATCAAAATGAGGATGGAGAAAATATTTGCACTGATCTGGATGAGTGTGATCCATCCCCTTGTGACTGGTCATGTACCAATACTTATGGATCATTCCTATGTACCTGCCCTGAGGGCTACACTATGCACAATGATGCATGTATTCCCCCAACTGAGGCACCAGGAACAGAACTACCTTCAGCTACACCTTCCCAGACCTCACCACCTCAGCCAGCCATGTTACTGGGAATATGCATAGGAATAATATCGATGTTAACAGTCTTGTTAGCAATCCTCTGCCATATGTTGAGGAAGCATTACATAGAGGAACAAGCCCTGGACTACAAGTGTAAGAACACCGAGAAGGATATGGTACTTCAACAAGTAATGACAGAGCCCCAGAACAAACTTTAG